In Prosthecochloris sp. GSB1, the following proteins share a genomic window:
- a CDS encoding D-sedoheptulose-7-phosphate isomerase has protein sequence MEILGRKDESCRHDGGEERMEDFVRRTMRSSADLVGRVADAGSERIVSMAAVIADVFRSEGKLLLCGNGGSASDAQHLATELTIRYRKSVLRRALPAIALSADTSALTAGANDLGYDQVFARLVEAYGRSGDVLLGISTSGNSMSVYNALRRGRSIGMHTLALLGGDGGRIREVSDHSIIVPYAEAADRVQECHIVIGHVIIDCIERMLGYCVDSPETGK, from the coding sequence ATGGAGATTCTCGGCCGGAAAGACGAGTCATGCCGCCACGACGGAGGGGAAGAGCGTATGGAAGATTTCGTCCGCCGGACGATGCGTTCCAGCGCTGACCTCGTCGGACGCGTGGCAGATGCCGGTAGCGAGAGGATCGTCTCCATGGCGGCTGTCATTGCCGACGTTTTCCGGTCTGAAGGCAAGCTGCTGCTCTGCGGCAACGGGGGAAGCGCTTCGGACGCGCAGCATCTTGCGACCGAGCTTACCATTCGTTACAGAAAGAGCGTTCTGAGAAGGGCGCTGCCGGCCATAGCCCTATCGGCCGATACTTCGGCGCTGACCGCGGGCGCGAACGACCTTGGTTACGACCAGGTCTTCGCCCGGCTTGTCGAGGCCTACGGGAGAAGCGGAGACGTGCTTCTCGGTATCTCGACCAGCGGCAACAGCATGAGCGTCTATAACGCGCTTCGCAGGGGCCGTTCGATCGGCATGCATACGCTCGCCCTGCTCGGCGGCGACGGCGGCAGGATACGGGAGGTCTCGGACCACTCGATCATCGTTCCCTACGCGGAAGCGGCGGATCGCGTTCAGGAATGCCATATTGTGATCGGCCATGTCATTATCGACTGTATCGAACGGATGCTGGGGTATTGTGTCGACTCTCCCGAAACCGGAAAGTAA
- the ribH gene encoding 6,7-dimethyl-8-ribityllumazine synthase, with product MTIRTIEGVLDARDARFALVVSRFNDFIGQKLVEGALDCILRHGGSEENIEIFKCPGSFELPAAAKKAAVSGRYDAVITLGAIIRGATAHFDVIAAEATKGIAQVALDTMVPVTFGVLTTDNLEQAIERAGTKAGNKGFDAAMAAIEMVNLYRQL from the coding sequence ATGACTATCAGGACCATAGAAGGTGTGCTCGACGCCAGGGATGCCAGATTCGCTCTGGTCGTTTCACGCTTCAACGATTTCATCGGCCAGAAACTTGTCGAAGGCGCGCTCGACTGTATTCTTCGTCACGGAGGTTCGGAGGAGAATATCGAGATATTCAAATGCCCCGGTTCGTTCGAACTGCCCGCAGCGGCTAAGAAGGCGGCCGTTTCCGGCCGCTACGACGCCGTCATCACACTCGGTGCCATCATCAGGGGCGCCACCGCTCATTTCGACGTCATCGCGGCCGAGGCGACGAAAGGCATCGCCCAGGTCGCTCTCGATACCATGGTGCCGGTCACTTTCGGCGTTCTGACAACCGACAATCTTGAACAGGCTATCGAACGGGCGGGGACAAAGGCGGGAAACAAGGGATTCGACGCCGCCATGGCCGCCATTGAAATGGTCAATCTCTACCGGCAGTTGTAA
- a CDS encoding lysophospholipid acyltransferase family protein, translated as MTLQTLLFFLVVLPVMFFGLLIALVVNLADPSGDSFHRMAAWWGRFCARLMGIDVEVTGETLYDHERNYLIVSNHAGMADIPLILGMIPLNMRFVAKEELGKIPVFGWAIKQAGYVLIKRGQNREALKSLFKAVEVLKSGRSVHIFPEGTRSENGDLGPFKRGAFIIAEKAGVPVLPVTIIGSNRLTPKKSLKISKATVRLIIGKPIDTSGKTAQEIQEYAFETISRGLDKYGRAA; from the coding sequence GTGACCCTTCAGACGCTTCTTTTTTTTCTGGTCGTCCTGCCGGTCATGTTTTTCGGCCTCCTGATCGCGCTTGTCGTCAATCTCGCCGATCCAAGCGGCGACAGCTTCCACCGGATGGCCGCATGGTGGGGACGCTTCTGCGCCAGACTGATGGGGATCGACGTCGAAGTGACCGGGGAGACGCTCTACGACCATGAACGAAACTATCTCATCGTCAGCAATCACGCGGGAATGGCCGACATCCCGCTCATTCTGGGCATGATTCCGCTGAACATGCGATTCGTCGCCAAGGAGGAACTGGGCAAGATTCCAGTCTTCGGATGGGCGATCAAGCAAGCGGGCTATGTCCTGATCAAACGCGGTCAGAACCGGGAAGCCCTCAAAAGCCTCTTCAAGGCCGTCGAAGTGCTCAAAAGCGGCCGCTCCGTCCATATCTTCCCGGAAGGTACCAGATCGGAAAATGGCGACCTCGGACCTTTCAAGCGAGGTGCGTTCATCATCGCTGAAAAAGCCGGCGTTCCGGTCCTGCCGGTCACCATTATCGGCAGCAACCGGCTGACGCCCAAGAAAAGCCTGAAAATCAGCAAGGCAACCGTCAGGCTCATCATAGGCAAACCGATAGATACCTCGGGCAAAACAGCGCAGGAAATCCAGGAATACGCATTCGAAACCATCAGCCGCGGCCTGGACAAATACGGCAGGGCAGCCTGA
- the thrC gene encoding threonine synthase, translating to MIFYSTNKKTTPATLKKATLEGLASDGGLYVPAVIPVFSEEEKALLRGAPFKDIAFAIAKKFASGEIEDDRLADIVEKSFDFNTPIIPLDNRTYVEELFNGPTLAFKDYGARFLARLTGYFAAQENKLITILVATSGDTGSAVAYGFRDVANTRVVLLYPSGKVSRLQEQQLTTVGGNVTALEVDGDFDDCQRLVKQAFMDGELRQRLTLTSANSINVSRLIPQSFYYAWASMQLEKKHDGKQPVFSVPSGNYGNLTAGVLAKKMGFPIACFVAASNANDSVTRYLEDGRYEPRPTVGTLSTAMDVGNPSNFARLRHFYDGDYRAMGRDISGHAVSDAQTLETIRSVYDRFGYIMDPHTAVGYAGLEAFRASNPEIDGPGVVLSTAHPAKFIESIKKALGMDITIPDRLQDVLDRQKISIEIGSDYRDLETFLTHLDSGH from the coding sequence ATGATTTTTTACAGCACCAATAAAAAAACGACCCCGGCAACCCTGAAAAAAGCCACGCTCGAGGGGCTTGCGAGCGACGGCGGCCTCTATGTCCCCGCCGTCATCCCCGTCTTTTCGGAAGAGGAAAAAGCCTTGCTGCGCGGGGCGCCCTTCAAGGATATCGCGTTCGCCATCGCGAAAAAATTCGCCTCGGGAGAAATCGAGGACGACCGGCTCGCCGACATCGTCGAAAAAAGCTTCGACTTCAACACCCCCATCATCCCGCTCGACAACAGAACCTATGTCGAGGAACTGTTCAACGGCCCGACACTGGCCTTCAAGGATTACGGAGCCCGTTTCCTCGCGCGGCTCACAGGATATTTCGCCGCGCAGGAAAACAAGCTGATCACGATTCTTGTCGCGACCTCGGGAGACACGGGGAGCGCCGTCGCATACGGATTCAGGGACGTCGCGAACACCAGGGTCGTGCTGCTCTATCCTTCAGGAAAGGTCAGCCGCCTGCAGGAACAGCAGCTCACGACCGTCGGCGGCAATGTCACTGCGCTCGAAGTGGACGGCGACTTCGACGACTGCCAGCGACTTGTCAAACAGGCATTCATGGACGGTGAGCTGAGACAGCGCCTCACGCTGACCTCGGCGAATTCGATCAATGTTTCGAGACTCATCCCCCAGTCGTTCTACTACGCCTGGGCGTCGATGCAGCTCGAAAAGAAGCACGACGGAAAACAACCCGTCTTTTCCGTCCCGAGCGGCAATTACGGCAATCTGACAGCAGGCGTGCTGGCCAAAAAGATGGGTTTCCCGATCGCCTGTTTCGTCGCGGCCTCGAACGCCAACGACAGCGTGACGCGCTATCTCGAGGACGGCCGCTACGAGCCCCGTCCGACGGTCGGAACGCTCTCGACAGCCATGGATGTCGGCAATCCCAGCAACTTTGCCCGTCTCAGGCATTTCTACGACGGCGACTACCGCGCGATGGGACGTGATATCTCGGGCCATGCGGTTTCCGACGCGCAAACCCTGGAGACGATCCGGTCGGTCTACGACCGTTTCGGTTATATCATGGATCCGCATACCGCCGTCGGCTACGCTGGCCTGGAGGCGTTTCGCGCAAGTAATCCTGAGATTGACGGTCCCGGAGTCGTCCTGTCGACGGCGCATCCGGCCAAGTTCATAGAATCCATCAAAAAAGCCCTCGGCATGGATATAACCATTCCCGACAGGCTTCAGGACGTTCTCGACAGACAAAAGATCTCGATCGAAATCGGTTCCGACTACCGTGACCTCGAAACGTTCCTCACGCATCTCGACAGCGGCCACTGA
- a CDS encoding homoserine kinase encodes MKTVRGFASATIGNVACGFDILGFAITEPGDEVVLTLHEGREEELPVSIASISGDGGALPRDPKKNTSSFVVLKFLEYIRTQKNVDFKGHIELELIKKLPLSSGMGSSAASAAAALVAANELLGRPCDKMELVHFAIEGERVACGTAHADNAAPAMLGNFVLIRSYNPIDLITIPSPENLYCTLAHPHIELRTAYARSVLPRTIPLKTATEQWGNVGALVSGLLMSDYELIGRSLVDVIAEPRRAPLIPGFYDVKRAALGAGALGCSIAGSGPSIFAFSSSAPVAEKVGEAMRNAFLESRERLEADIWVSPVCKEGARIL; translated from the coding sequence ATGAAAACTGTTAGGGGATTCGCTTCGGCAACCATCGGCAATGTCGCCTGCGGCTTCGATATCCTGGGTTTCGCCATCACGGAACCCGGCGACGAAGTCGTTCTGACCCTGCACGAAGGCCGGGAAGAAGAACTGCCCGTTTCTATCGCATCCATCAGCGGAGACGGTGGGGCGCTGCCGAGGGATCCAAAAAAAAACACGTCGAGTTTCGTCGTGCTGAAATTCCTTGAATATATACGCACGCAGAAGAACGTCGATTTCAAAGGCCATATCGAGCTGGAACTGATAAAAAAGCTCCCGCTGAGCAGCGGCATGGGCAGCAGCGCCGCCAGCGCCGCCGCCGCGCTCGTTGCGGCGAACGAACTGCTTGGCCGGCCCTGCGACAAGATGGAACTGGTCCATTTCGCAATCGAGGGGGAACGCGTCGCCTGCGGCACGGCGCACGCTGACAACGCGGCCCCGGCCATGCTGGGAAATTTCGTGCTGATCAGAAGTTACAACCCTATCGACCTGATCACGATCCCCTCGCCTGAAAACCTTTACTGCACACTTGCGCATCCGCATATCGAGCTCCGCACAGCCTATGCGCGTTCGGTACTGCCCCGTACGATTCCGCTGAAAACCGCGACCGAGCAATGGGGCAACGTCGGCGCGCTGGTTTCCGGGCTCCTGATGTCCGATTACGAGCTCATCGGCCGCTCGCTGGTCGACGTCATCGCCGAACCCAGGAGAGCCCCCCTGATTCCCGGCTTTTATGATGTCAAGCGCGCCGCGCTGGGGGCAGGCGCGCTTGGCTGCAGCATTGCCGGATCGGGCCCGTCGATTTTCGCCTTCTCGTCCTCCGCCCCGGTTGCCGAAAAGGTAGGGGAAGCGATGAGGAACGCGTTCCTGGAAAGCAGGGAACGGCTCGAAGCCGATATATGGGTATCTCCCGTCTGCAAGGAAGGCGCGAGAATACTGTAA
- the atpA gene encoding F0F1 ATP synthase subunit alpha, translating to MSTTVRPDEVSAILRKQLAGFESEADVYDVGTVLQVGDGIARIYGLSKVAAGELLEFPNNVMGMALNLEEDNVGAVLFGESDSVKEGDSVKRTDILASIPAGEAMLGRVIDPLGKPIDGKGPIDTRIRLPLERRAPGVIYRKSVHEPLQTGLKAIDSMIPIGRGQRELIIGDRQTGKTAVAIDTIINQKGNGVYCIYVAVGQKGSTVAQVVNTLEKNGAMEYTTVISATASDPAPMQFIAPYAGATIGEYFRDTGRHALVIYDDLSKQAVAYRQLSLLLRRPPGREAYPGDVFYLHSRLLERAAKITDDLEVAKKMNDLPEDLKPIVKGGGSLTALPIIETQAGDVSAYIPTNVISITDGQIFLESNLFNSGQRPAINVGISVSRVGGSAQIKAMKKVAGTLRLDLAQFRELEAFSKFGSDLDKATKAQLDRGARLVEILKQGQYVPMPVEKQVAILYVGTQGILDQLDTKYVRKFEEEFLSLLEHKHGEILKTIAETGQMDADLASRLKEIATGFLDTFKEKVKA from the coding sequence ATGTCTACAACAGTCAGGCCTGATGAGGTTTCAGCCATACTCCGGAAACAGCTGGCGGGTTTCGAGTCGGAGGCGGATGTTTACGATGTGGGTACCGTGCTCCAGGTGGGTGACGGTATCGCCCGAATTTATGGGCTGTCCAAGGTCGCCGCGGGTGAACTGCTCGAGTTTCCGAACAATGTCATGGGTATGGCGTTGAACCTCGAAGAGGATAATGTCGGTGCAGTTCTGTTTGGGGAATCTGACAGTGTTAAGGAAGGAGATTCAGTCAAGAGAACCGACATTCTCGCCTCTATCCCGGCCGGCGAAGCGATGCTCGGAAGGGTTATCGATCCTCTCGGTAAGCCGATCGACGGCAAGGGCCCGATCGACACCCGGATACGCCTGCCGCTCGAACGCAGGGCCCCCGGCGTCATCTACCGTAAATCGGTTCACGAGCCGTTGCAGACAGGTCTGAAAGCCATCGACTCGATGATTCCGATCGGCCGCGGCCAGCGCGAGCTGATTATCGGCGACCGTCAGACCGGCAAGACCGCCGTCGCCATCGATACGATCATCAACCAGAAAGGCAATGGCGTCTATTGCATTTACGTCGCCGTCGGCCAGAAGGGCTCGACCGTCGCCCAGGTGGTCAACACGCTCGAGAAAAACGGCGCGATGGAATACACCACGGTCATTTCCGCCACGGCTTCCGACCCGGCGCCGATGCAGTTTATCGCCCCGTATGCTGGTGCCACCATAGGCGAGTACTTCCGCGATACCGGTCGTCACGCTCTCGTGATATACGACGATCTTTCCAAGCAGGCGGTTGCGTACCGTCAGCTTTCCCTGCTGCTGCGCCGTCCGCCGGGACGCGAAGCGTATCCGGGCGACGTCTTCTACCTGCATTCGCGTCTTCTCGAACGCGCAGCCAAGATCACCGACGATCTCGAGGTCGCCAAGAAAATGAACGATCTTCCCGAAGACCTGAAGCCCATAGTCAAAGGCGGAGGCAGTCTCACGGCGCTTCCGATCATCGAAACCCAGGCGGGTGACGTTTCGGCCTATATCCCGACCAACGTCATCTCTATTACCGATGGTCAGATCTTCCTCGAGTCCAACCTTTTCAACTCGGGTCAGAGGCCGGCCATCAACGTCGGTATTTCGGTCTCCCGAGTCGGCGGCAGCGCGCAGATCAAGGCCATGAAGAAGGTCGCCGGCACGCTTCGTCTCGATCTCGCCCAGTTCCGCGAACTGGAGGCGTTCTCGAAGTTCGGTTCCGATCTCGACAAGGCTACCAAGGCCCAGCTCGACCGCGGCGCCCGTCTTGTCGAAATCCTCAAGCAGGGTCAGTATGTACCCATGCCCGTCGAGAAGCAGGTTGCCATCCTCTACGTTGGTACACAGGGTATTCTCGACCAGCTCGACACGAAATATGTCCGTAAGTTCGAGGAGGAATTCCTTTCTCTTCTGGAGCACAAGCACGGCGAAATTCTCAAAACCATTGCCGAGACCGGCCAGATGGACGCCGATCTCGCGAGCAGGCTGAAGGAGATCGCGACAGGGTTCCTCGATACGTTCAAGGAAAAGGTGAAAGCCTGA
- a CDS encoding F0F1 ATP synthase subunit gamma — MATLKDIRTRIKSVKSTQQVTKAMKMVAAAKLRRAQDSAIQSRPYAAKLGEMLGSLSVKVDTSLNPLLSSREDVRKVLVVLVTSDRGLCGAFNTNIIKLAQKIITEEYGELHRNGNVELLCAGSRGYDFFRKRDYKIARAYPGVFQSLDFNVAKEIAEFASEKYLSGEYDRVVMVYNEFKSVLAPTLRSETLLPISAEGSGGSGKSDYLYEPSPASIIDALVPKHLNTQVWRVMLESNAAEQASRMTAMDSATENAKELLRLLNISYNRARQAAITTELSEIVAGAEALQGE; from the coding sequence ATGGCAACGTTAAAGGATATACGGACACGAATCAAAAGTGTCAAGTCGACGCAACAGGTCACCAAAGCCATGAAGATGGTGGCCGCGGCGAAGCTTCGCAGGGCCCAGGATTCGGCTATCCAGTCCCGCCCCTACGCGGCAAAGCTCGGCGAAATGCTCGGTTCGCTCTCGGTAAAGGTTGATACTTCTCTCAACCCGCTGCTTTCAAGCCGCGAGGACGTCAGGAAGGTGCTTGTCGTGCTGGTCACCTCGGACAGGGGGTTGTGCGGCGCGTTCAACACCAACATCATCAAGCTGGCCCAGAAAATCATTACCGAGGAGTATGGGGAGCTTCACCGCAACGGCAACGTCGAGCTGCTCTGCGCAGGTTCAAGGGGATACGACTTCTTCCGCAAGCGTGATTACAAGATCGCCAGGGCCTATCCCGGTGTTTTCCAGAGCCTCGATTTCAATGTGGCCAAGGAGATCGCCGAGTTCGCTTCGGAAAAGTACCTGAGCGGAGAGTACGACAGGGTCGTCATGGTCTACAACGAGTTCAAATCGGTGCTCGCCCCCACGCTCAGAAGCGAAACGCTGCTTCCGATCAGCGCCGAAGGTTCCGGGGGGTCGGGCAAAAGCGATTACCTCTACGAGCCGTCGCCAGCTTCGATCATCGATGCGCTCGTGCCGAAGCATCTCAATACTCAGGTCTGGAGGGTGATGCTGGAGTCGAACGCCGCGGAGCAGGCATCGCGTATGACCGCCATGGATTCGGCAACGGAGAACGCGAAGGAACTGCTTCGACTGCTGAACATCAGCTACAACCGGGCTCGTCAGGCAGCCATCACTACCGAGCTCAGCGAGATCGTCGCGGGCGCGGAAGCGTTGCAGGGAGAGTGA